The proteins below are encoded in one region of Microbispora sp. NBC_01189:
- a CDS encoding 4Fe-4S binding protein translates to MRQAPREPEPGQYPEVRPDLPARSRGVIALVEENCTVCMLCARECPDWCIYIDSHKETVPAPEGGRPRARNVLDRFAIDFSLCMYCGICVEVCPFDALFWSPEFEYAEYDVRDLLHEKDRLGEWVATVPPPPAPEIGAEPPKGPTKGSSAGARGPAAAGPVKEPAKGPGTQPVPARGTEPATGAAGGPGNRPRREPPRAMRDVRSIRPPGALPKKPQRPGETGGPEGES, encoded by the coding sequence ATGCGGCAGGCGCCGCGCGAGCCGGAGCCGGGGCAGTATCCGGAGGTCCGCCCCGACCTGCCCGCGCGCAGCCGGGGCGTGATCGCCCTGGTGGAGGAGAACTGCACCGTCTGCATGCTCTGCGCGCGTGAGTGCCCCGACTGGTGCATCTACATCGACTCGCACAAGGAGACGGTCCCGGCGCCGGAGGGCGGCCGCCCGCGTGCCCGCAACGTGCTCGACCGCTTCGCGATCGACTTCTCGCTGTGCATGTACTGCGGCATCTGCGTCGAGGTGTGCCCGTTCGACGCGCTGTTCTGGTCGCCGGAGTTCGAGTACGCCGAGTACGACGTCCGCGACCTCCTGCACGAGAAGGACCGGCTCGGCGAGTGGGTCGCGACCGTACCCCCGCCGCCCGCGCCCGAGATCGGCGCGGAGCCGCCCAAGGGACCGACCAAGGGATCGTCGGCGGGCGCGCGCGGCCCGGCGGCGGCCGGTCCGGTCAAGGAGCCGGCGAAGGGCCCCGGGACCCAACCTGTGCCCGCGCGCGGGACCGAACCCGCGACCGGCGCGGCGGGCGGGCCCGGGAACCGCCCTCGGCGCGAGCCGCCGCGCGCCATGCGCGACGTCCGCTCCATCCGGCCGCCCGGCGCACTGCCGAAGAAGCCCCAGCGGCCCGGCGAGACGGGTGGTCCCGAGGGGGAGAGCTGA
- a CDS encoding NADH-quinone oxidoreductase subunit B family protein has product MPTADPVTRPLPEPMRFVLNWGRRYSLWVFNFGLACCAIEFVATSMSRHDFIRHGVSPFADGPRRADLLIVSGTVTDKMAPAVRRLYEQMPDPKYVISFGACSNSGGPYWDSYCVTKGVDQIIPVDVYVPGCPPRPEALLHGITKLQEKIAAESAGNHSLPAADCSLPASGRSVPGAES; this is encoded by the coding sequence ATGCCGACGGCAGACCCGGTGACGCGGCCGCTGCCCGAGCCGATGCGCTTCGTGCTGAACTGGGGCCGCCGTTACTCCCTCTGGGTGTTCAACTTCGGCCTGGCGTGCTGCGCGATCGAGTTCGTCGCCACATCGATGAGCAGGCACGACTTCATCCGCCACGGGGTCAGCCCGTTCGCGGACGGCCCCCGCCGCGCCGACCTGCTGATCGTGTCGGGCACGGTCACCGACAAGATGGCCCCGGCCGTGCGGCGGCTGTACGAGCAGATGCCCGACCCCAAGTACGTCATCTCGTTCGGCGCCTGCTCCAACTCGGGCGGGCCGTACTGGGACTCCTACTGCGTGACCAAGGGCGTCGACCAGATCATCCCGGTGGACGTGTACGTCCCGGGCTGCCCGCCGCGCCCCGAGGCCCTGCTGCACGGGATCACGAAGCTGCAGGAGAAGATCGCCGCCGAGTCAGCCGGGAACCACTCCCTCCCGGCCGCGGACTGTTCGCTCCCGGCCTCGGGCCGCTCCGTCCCGGGCGCGGAGTCATGA
- a CDS encoding ComEA family DNA-binding protein, with protein MNGYGGPGGYPPAPQGPPNPYYGGYPPPPPQPPSGTASVFWALVPLFTCGAGTPFSMLYAAIRGRSVALGLSAAGYAVLTTGWIWNSVVYDGVPTPWPATIAIIFGALGPWLGGTLHSFLIRKRVFGLASQPATLNEHALAVAQHRRMLRQQARELAERDPAMARELRIGRPDLPRQYDDGGLVDLNRAPAPLIASLPGMTLALADQVVRVREQVGSFVSAEDVSAAAALPPHLTTELSEYGVFLP; from the coding sequence ATGAACGGCTATGGGGGACCGGGAGGCTACCCTCCCGCACCACAGGGACCACCGAATCCGTACTACGGGGGCTATCCGCCGCCGCCACCGCAACCGCCGTCCGGCACGGCCAGCGTGTTCTGGGCGCTCGTCCCGCTCTTCACCTGCGGAGCCGGCACTCCCTTCTCGATGCTGTACGCCGCCATCCGAGGCCGCAGCGTCGCGCTCGGCCTGTCCGCCGCCGGATACGCCGTACTGACGACGGGGTGGATCTGGAACAGCGTGGTCTACGACGGCGTCCCCACCCCGTGGCCGGCGACCATCGCCATCATCTTCGGCGCGCTCGGGCCCTGGCTCGGCGGGACCCTGCACTCCTTCCTGATCAGGAAGCGGGTGTTCGGCCTCGCCTCGCAGCCCGCCACGCTCAACGAGCACGCGCTGGCGGTCGCGCAGCACCGGCGCATGCTGCGGCAGCAGGCGAGGGAGCTGGCCGAGCGGGATCCCGCGATGGCTCGCGAACTGCGGATCGGACGGCCCGACCTGCCCCGGCAGTACGACGACGGCGGCCTGGTCGATCTCAACCGCGCTCCCGCGCCGCTCATCGCGAGCCTGCCGGGGATGACCCTCGCCCTCGCCGACCAGGTCGTACGGGTCCGGGAGCAGGTGGGGAGTTTCGTCTCGGCCGAGGACGTCTCCGCCGCCGCGGCCCTGCCTCCCCACCTCACCACCGAGCTATCCGAATACGGCGTCTTTCTCCCATAG
- a CDS encoding putative leader peptide — MTRTMLVARLHVDLCRLASGLCRPDGSRD; from the coding sequence GTGACCCGAACCATGCTCGTCGCCCGCTTGCACGTGGACCTGTGCCGGCTCGCGTCGGGCCTGTGTCGTCCAGACGGTTCGCGAGACTGA
- a CDS encoding pyridoxamine 5'-phosphate oxidase family protein, whose protein sequence is MGKVYEKLTDRLREFISAQPVFFVATAPEQGGHVNVSPKGYGDTFAIIDDTTVAYLDLDGSGVETIAHIRDNGRVTLMFCAFAGPPKIVRLFGTGRVVTPGDAGFSDLLTLFGPHPGVRSVIVVSCDRIADSCGYSVPFMAYEQDRALLDDWAGRKDVQQRRNYRAKHNRESIDGLPALGAEETDPVRQHS, encoded by the coding sequence ATGGGCAAGGTCTACGAAAAGCTCACCGACCGGCTGCGCGAGTTCATCTCCGCGCAACCCGTCTTCTTCGTGGCGACGGCCCCCGAGCAGGGTGGCCACGTCAACGTGTCACCCAAGGGCTACGGGGACACCTTCGCGATCATCGACGACACGACGGTCGCGTACCTCGATCTCGACGGCAGCGGCGTCGAGACCATCGCCCACATCCGCGACAACGGGCGCGTCACGCTGATGTTCTGCGCCTTCGCCGGGCCGCCGAAGATCGTGCGGCTCTTCGGCACCGGACGCGTGGTGACTCCCGGCGACGCCGGCTTCTCCGATCTGCTCACGCTCTTCGGGCCGCATCCGGGGGTGCGCTCGGTCATCGTGGTGTCCTGCGACCGCATCGCCGACTCCTGCGGCTACTCGGTGCCCTTCATGGCGTACGAGCAGGACCGGGCGCTGCTCGACGACTGGGCCGGGCGCAAGGATGTGCAGCAGCGGCGGAACTACCGCGCCAAGCACAACCGGGAGAGCATCGACGGGCTGCCCGCGCTCGGCGCCGAGGAGACCGACCCGGTCCGCCAGCACTCCTGA
- a CDS encoding MBL fold metallo-hydrolase: MDLYRRAPRTGLRYLGHAGFIAEHQGVRLLMDPWFYPAFLHSWFPYPDNRHVLDVVTSGRFDYLYVSHAHEDHYDERLLRMLDRSITVIVPRYRSRIMVKRFAALGFDDVVALGHKESHELAPGFTVTMYLDTSHKEDSGLLLDLDGYRFLDLNDCNTPMSELPGDVDLLAAQYSGAMWYPNCYDYPPEVMGKKVEAVRGDLLDTLYRKVRITGAAAYLPSAGPACFLDPVLEAYNDREATIFPRWEDVADQFAEACPGVDVLRLFPGDVVRLGDEPGGPLVERDSDTPPADDLAGYRERRRDEWGAFYDEPAEPVTTEEIEAYFAKLQSWNRRFLGDFAKDVRLVADGRMWDVRLGRLAERFVIEGEEPYDPEYTLLLCPRTMRAVIEERTGWEEALLSMRVGLHREPDVFDLTFMSLLRYGNQPVQTMQMLRERQNTETIERDGLRMQRFCPHAGEDLTHAVICDGVVECPRHHWKWDATTGECIDGGTLPLRVEPLT, from the coding sequence ATGGACCTGTACCGCCGGGCGCCCAGGACAGGGCTGCGCTATCTGGGCCATGCCGGGTTCATCGCCGAGCACCAGGGCGTCCGGCTGCTCATGGATCCCTGGTTCTATCCCGCGTTCCTGCACTCGTGGTTCCCGTACCCCGACAACCGGCACGTCCTGGACGTGGTGACCAGTGGTCGTTTCGACTACCTCTACGTCTCCCACGCACACGAGGACCATTACGACGAGCGCCTGTTGCGCATGCTGGACAGGTCGATCACCGTGATCGTCCCCCGGTACCGCTCAAGGATCATGGTGAAGCGGTTCGCCGCGCTGGGCTTCGACGACGTCGTGGCGCTGGGCCACAAGGAGTCCCACGAGCTCGCACCGGGCTTCACCGTCACGATGTACCTCGACACCAGTCACAAGGAGGACAGCGGGCTCCTGCTCGATCTGGACGGCTACCGCTTCCTCGATCTCAACGACTGCAACACTCCGATGTCGGAGCTGCCCGGCGACGTCGACCTGCTCGCCGCGCAGTACTCGGGTGCGATGTGGTATCCGAACTGCTACGACTATCCGCCGGAGGTGATGGGGAAGAAGGTCGAGGCCGTCCGGGGCGACCTCCTGGACACGCTCTACCGCAAGGTACGGATCACCGGCGCCGCCGCCTACCTGCCGTCGGCGGGCCCGGCCTGCTTCCTCGATCCGGTCCTGGAGGCGTACAACGACAGGGAGGCGACGATCTTCCCACGGTGGGAGGACGTGGCGGACCAGTTCGCCGAAGCGTGCCCCGGCGTCGACGTGCTGCGGCTCTTCCCGGGTGACGTGGTACGGCTGGGCGACGAGCCCGGCGGCCCGCTGGTGGAACGTGACAGCGACACGCCGCCCGCCGATGACCTGGCCGGCTACCGGGAGCGGCGCCGCGACGAGTGGGGCGCGTTCTACGACGAGCCGGCCGAGCCCGTCACCACCGAGGAGATCGAGGCGTACTTCGCCAAGCTGCAGAGCTGGAACAGGCGCTTCCTGGGCGACTTCGCCAAGGATGTCCGCCTGGTGGCGGACGGCCGCATGTGGGACGTGCGCCTGGGCCGCCTGGCCGAGCGCTTCGTGATCGAGGGCGAGGAGCCGTACGACCCCGAGTACACGCTCCTGCTCTGCCCCCGGACGATGCGGGCGGTGATCGAGGAGCGGACCGGCTGGGAGGAGGCCCTGCTGTCCATGCGGGTGGGCCTGCACCGCGAGCCCGACGTCTTCGACCTGACCTTCATGAGCCTGCTGCGGTACGGCAACCAGCCCGTGCAGACGATGCAGATGCTGCGGGAGCGGCAGAACACCGAGACCATCGAGCGTGACGGCCTGCGCATGCAGCGGTTCTGTCCGCACGCGGGCGAGGACCTCACTCACGCCGTCATCTGCGACGGCGTCGTCGAGTGCCCCCGCCACCACTGGAAGTGGGACGCGACCACGGGAGAGTGCATCGACGGCGGCACGCTGCCCCTGCGGGTGGAACCGCTGACCTGA
- a CDS encoding M48 family metalloprotease, with translation MHHNRLRTAVLLGALSAFLLAAGVWLGGGAGARIAVVVALATCGVAYFTADRIALSALRARPVAEVEQPHLYRVVRELCTETRGPMPRLYVSPTMQPNAFATGRSPRDSAVCVTHGLLGLLDERELKGVLGHELSHINNRDTLISSVAGALATMITYFGYVGLFSGSDDDEGPGFLGAILVMILGPVAATMIQMAISRSREFAADDAGVRLTGDPLALASALRKVEMEARRLPLPENGRLASAGHMMFVNPFRCAGLGRLFATHPPVAARIARLERMAGYRR, from the coding sequence GTGCACCACAACCGCCTGCGCACCGCGGTCCTGCTGGGGGCGCTGTCGGCGTTCCTCCTGGCGGCCGGGGTCTGGCTGGGGGGCGGGGCCGGTGCCCGGATCGCCGTCGTGGTCGCGCTCGCGACCTGCGGCGTCGCCTACTTCACGGCCGACAGGATCGCGCTGTCGGCCCTTCGGGCCCGGCCCGTGGCCGAGGTCGAGCAGCCGCACCTCTACCGTGTCGTCCGCGAGCTGTGCACGGAGACCCGCGGGCCGATGCCCCGCCTGTACGTGTCGCCGACCATGCAGCCCAACGCGTTCGCGACCGGCCGCAGCCCGCGTGACTCCGCCGTGTGCGTCACGCACGGCCTTCTCGGGCTGCTGGACGAGCGCGAGCTCAAGGGCGTGCTCGGCCACGAGCTGTCGCACATCAACAACCGGGACACGCTGATCTCGTCCGTCGCGGGCGCGCTGGCCACGATGATCACTTATTTCGGGTACGTCGGCCTCTTCTCCGGTTCGGACGACGACGAGGGGCCGGGGTTCCTCGGCGCCATCCTGGTGATGATCCTGGGCCCGGTCGCGGCGACCATGATCCAGATGGCGATCTCGCGGTCCCGGGAGTTCGCCGCCGACGACGCGGGCGTACGGCTGACCGGCGACCCGCTGGCTCTCGCCTCGGCGCTGCGCAAGGTCGAGATGGAGGCGCGCCGGCTTCCCCTTCCGGAGAACGGCAGGCTCGCCTCCGCGGGTCACATGATGTTCGTCAACCCGTTCCGTTGCGCCGGGCTCGGCCGGCTGTTCGCGACCCATCCGCCGGTCGCCGCGCGCATCGCCCGGCTGGAGCGGATGGCCGGCTACCGGCGCTGA
- a CDS encoding amino acid ABC transporter ATP-binding protein, whose protein sequence is MSAVEIRDLHKSFGSLEVLRGIDFTVESGQVVCVIGPSGSGKSTLLRCVNLLEQPTSGRVVVDGVDLTDPDVDIDAARRRIGMVFQQFNLFPHLTVRRNVTIAQERVLKRRRGECDSVARENLEKVGLLEKLDAYPPQLSGGQQQRVAIARALAMNPSLMLFDEPTSALDPELVGDVLSVMRQLAEDGMTMLVVTHEMGFAREVADRVVFMDGGVIVEDGPPEQVIADPRHERTREFLRRVLHPGT, encoded by the coding sequence ATGAGCGCCGTCGAGATCAGGGACCTGCACAAGTCGTTCGGCAGCCTGGAGGTCCTGCGCGGCATCGACTTCACGGTCGAGAGCGGCCAGGTGGTCTGCGTGATCGGGCCGTCCGGCTCGGGGAAGTCGACCCTGCTGCGCTGCGTCAACCTGCTGGAGCAGCCGACCTCGGGCAGGGTGGTCGTCGACGGCGTCGACCTGACCGACCCGGACGTCGACATCGACGCCGCCCGGCGGCGGATCGGCATGGTGTTCCAGCAGTTCAACCTGTTTCCGCACCTGACCGTGCGGCGGAACGTCACGATCGCCCAGGAGCGGGTGCTCAAGCGGCGCCGGGGCGAGTGCGACAGCGTCGCCAGGGAGAACCTGGAGAAGGTCGGGCTGCTCGAGAAGCTCGACGCCTATCCGCCCCAGCTGTCCGGTGGTCAGCAGCAGCGCGTGGCCATCGCCCGCGCGCTCGCCATGAACCCCTCGCTGATGCTGTTCGACGAGCCGACCTCGGCGCTCGACCCCGAGCTGGTCGGCGACGTGCTGTCGGTCATGCGGCAGCTCGCGGAGGACGGCATGACCATGCTCGTCGTCACCCACGAGATGGGCTTCGCCCGGGAGGTCGCCGACCGGGTGGTGTTCATGGACGGCGGTGTGATCGTCGAGGACGGGCCGCCCGAGCAGGTCATCGCCGACCCGCGGCACGAACGGACCCGCGAGTTCCTGCGCCGGGTGCTGCACCCTGGCACCTGA
- a CDS encoding 2-oxoacid:ferredoxin oxidoreductase subunit beta: MSDTVNGGLNGKGLALIPRTDAKQTLKDFKSDQEVRWCPGCGDYAILAAVQSFLPELGLRRENIVFVSGIGCSSRFPYYLNTYGFHSIHGRAPAIATGLAASRPDLSVWVITGDGDALSIGGNHLIHALRRNVNLNILLFNNRIYGLTKGQYSPTSEIGKITKSTPMGSLDKPFNPISLALGAEAGFVARTMDSDRKHLQGVLRQAAEHRGASLVEIYQNCNIFNDGAFDTLKDPGTRDEITVRLEHGQPIVFGTGENERAVRLSPTGGVEVVRRAEVSDGEILVHDAHNPDPSLAFALSRLDEPAFEHVPMGVFRSIDRPSYDHLLNEQVATAMADKGEGSLAGLLHGGDTWTIG, from the coding sequence GTGTCTGACACAGTCAACGGGGGCCTCAACGGCAAGGGCCTGGCCCTGATCCCGCGCACCGACGCCAAGCAGACCCTGAAGGACTTCAAGTCCGACCAGGAGGTGCGCTGGTGCCCGGGCTGCGGCGACTACGCGATCCTCGCCGCGGTGCAGAGCTTCCTGCCCGAGCTGGGGCTGCGCCGGGAGAACATCGTGTTCGTCTCCGGCATCGGCTGCTCCTCCCGCTTCCCGTACTACCTGAACACCTACGGTTTCCACTCGATCCACGGGCGGGCCCCGGCGATCGCGACCGGCCTGGCCGCCTCCCGGCCCGACCTGTCGGTGTGGGTCATCACCGGTGACGGCGACGCGCTGTCGATCGGCGGCAACCACCTCATCCACGCGCTGCGCCGCAACGTCAACCTGAACATCCTGCTGTTCAACAACAGGATCTACGGCCTGACCAAGGGGCAGTACTCCCCCACCTCCGAGATCGGCAAGATCACCAAGTCGACCCCGATGGGTTCGCTGGACAAGCCGTTCAACCCGATCTCGCTGGCGCTCGGGGCCGAGGCCGGGTTCGTCGCCCGGACCATGGACAGCGACCGCAAGCACCTGCAGGGCGTGCTGCGCCAGGCCGCCGAGCACCGCGGCGCCTCGCTGGTGGAGATCTACCAGAACTGCAACATCTTCAACGACGGGGCCTTCGACACACTGAAGGACCCGGGCACCCGGGACGAGATCACCGTACGGCTGGAGCACGGTCAGCCGATCGTCTTCGGCACCGGCGAGAACGAGCGGGCCGTACGGCTGTCGCCCACGGGCGGCGTCGAGGTCGTGCGCCGCGCCGAGGTGTCCGACGGGGAGATCCTGGTGCACGACGCCCACAACCCGGACCCGTCACTCGCGTTCGCGCTGTCGCGGCTGGACGAGCCGGCGTTCGAGCACGTGCCGATGGGCGTCTTCCGCTCGATCGACCGGCCCTCCTACGACCACCTGCTGAACGAGCAGGTGGCCACGGCCATGGCCGACAAGGGCGAGGGCAGCCTCGCCGGCCTGCTCCACGGCGGGGACACCTGGACCATCGGCTGA
- a CDS encoding NADH-quinone oxidoreductase subunit C — translation MSALPERYGSRAGDSFGQAVLDVEPGEWIDALTAARSAGFAFFDWLTAVDEPPEAFGVVAHVFDPVAFAHLLLRTRVPRADPRLPTATGVFRGANWHERETYEMFGVVFDGHPDLRPLLLPDGFEGHPLRKDFVLAARVAKAWPGAKEPGESGQGSPSRRRTLPPGVPPDWTPS, via the coding sequence ATGAGCGCGCTGCCGGAGCGGTACGGCTCCCGCGCCGGCGACTCCTTCGGGCAGGCCGTGCTCGACGTGGAGCCCGGCGAATGGATCGACGCGCTGACGGCCGCGCGCTCGGCCGGGTTCGCGTTCTTCGACTGGCTGACCGCCGTCGACGAGCCGCCGGAGGCGTTCGGCGTCGTGGCCCACGTGTTCGACCCCGTCGCGTTCGCGCACCTGCTCCTGCGCACCCGGGTGCCGCGCGCCGACCCCCGCCTGCCGACCGCGACGGGCGTCTTCCGCGGCGCGAACTGGCACGAGCGCGAGACGTACGAGATGTTCGGCGTGGTGTTCGACGGCCATCCGGACCTGCGCCCGCTGCTGCTGCCGGACGGCTTCGAGGGCCATCCGCTGCGCAAGGACTTCGTGCTGGCCGCCCGGGTCGCGAAGGCGTGGCCGGGAGCCAAAGAGCCGGGCGAGTCCGGCCAGGGCTCCCCGAGCCGCCGCAGGACACTCCCCCCAGGCGTCCCGCCCGACTGGACGCCCTCCTGA
- a CDS encoding dTDP-4-dehydrorhamnose 3,5-epimerase, giving the protein MEQLPIAGAYVLTPAIHADDRGDFLEWFKADRMAEAVGHSMRLAQANCSVSRRGVLRGVHFAEVPVGQAKYVTCVAGSVVDVVVDLRTGSPTFGRWEAVELDDVTRKGVYLAEGLGHAFMATSEQATVVYLCSEPYAPGREHGVHPLDPELGIAWPAGLEPILSPKDAAAPTLPEAMAAGLLPVYDECLAYYDKLRAM; this is encoded by the coding sequence ATGGAACAACTGCCGATCGCCGGAGCGTACGTCCTCACTCCGGCGATCCACGCCGACGACCGGGGCGACTTCCTCGAGTGGTTCAAGGCGGACAGGATGGCCGAGGCGGTGGGGCACTCCATGCGCCTCGCCCAGGCCAACTGCTCGGTCTCCCGCCGGGGGGTGCTGAGAGGCGTCCACTTCGCCGAGGTGCCGGTCGGCCAGGCGAAGTACGTCACCTGCGTGGCCGGGTCCGTCGTCGACGTGGTCGTCGACCTCAGAACCGGGTCGCCCACCTTCGGCCGCTGGGAGGCCGTCGAGCTGGACGACGTCACGAGGAAGGGCGTCTACCTCGCCGAGGGGCTCGGGCACGCCTTCATGGCGACCAGCGAGCAGGCCACGGTCGTCTACCTGTGCTCGGAGCCCTACGCGCCCGGTCGCGAGCACGGCGTGCATCCGCTCGACCCCGAGCTCGGCATCGCCTGGCCGGCCGGCCTGGAGCCGATCCTGTCGCCGAAGGACGCCGCCGCCCCCACGCTGCCGGAGGCCATGGCCGCCGGCCTGCTGCCCGTCTACGACGAATGCCTGGCGTACTACGACAAGCTCCGCGCCATGTAG
- a CDS encoding 2-oxoacid:acceptor oxidoreductase subunit alpha, with protein sequence MTKQVQQLDRVIIRFAGDSGDGMQLTGDRFTAETAQFGNDLSTLPNFPAEIRAPAGTLPGVSSFQLHFADHDILTPGDAPNVLVAMNPAALKANLGDLPRGADIIANTDEFTKRNLQKVGYPGNPLEDDSLKEWRLHAVPLTSLTVRALDGFDISKKDAERAKNMFALGLLSWMYNRPTEGTVKFLESKFARKPEIAKANIAAFQAGWNYGETTESFSVSYEIKPATLTPGVYRNISGNQALSYGLIAGAVQAKLPLFLGSYPITPASDILHELSKHKRFGIRTFQAEDEIAGVAAALGASFGGSLGVTTTSGPGVALKAETVGLAVTTELPLIVVDVQRAGPSTGMPTKTEQTDLLMAMYGRNGESPVPVLAPATPSDCFAMAVEAARIAVKYRTPVMLLSDGYLANGSEPWRIPEVSELPDITAPFTTEPNGEDGTYLPFKRDPETLARPWAVPGTPGLEHRIGGIEKAEGTGNISYDPDNHDRMVRLRQAKIDGIDVPDLTVDDPGGDARVLVLGWGSTYGPIAAAARRVRAAGHKVAQAHLRHLNPLPANTGEVLRSYDKVLLPEINLGQLAMLLRARFLVDVISYNRVRGLPFKAEELAAVIGEVIESV encoded by the coding sequence GTGACCAAGCAGGTTCAGCAGCTCGACCGCGTGATCATCCGGTTCGCGGGTGACTCCGGCGACGGAATGCAGCTCACGGGTGACCGGTTCACGGCGGAGACGGCCCAGTTCGGCAACGACCTGTCGACGCTTCCCAACTTCCCGGCGGAGATTCGCGCGCCCGCCGGCACCCTGCCCGGGGTGTCGAGCTTCCAGCTGCACTTCGCCGACCACGACATCCTGACCCCCGGCGACGCGCCCAACGTGCTCGTCGCGATGAACCCCGCCGCGCTGAAGGCGAACCTCGGCGACCTGCCCCGCGGCGCCGACATCATCGCCAACACCGACGAGTTCACCAAGCGCAACCTGCAGAAGGTGGGCTATCCGGGCAACCCGCTCGAAGACGACTCGCTGAAGGAGTGGCGGCTCCACGCGGTGCCGCTGACCTCTCTGACCGTACGGGCGCTCGACGGCTTCGACATCTCGAAGAAGGACGCCGAGCGGGCCAAGAACATGTTCGCGCTCGGCCTGCTGTCGTGGATGTACAACCGGCCGACCGAGGGGACGGTCAAGTTCCTGGAGTCCAAGTTCGCGCGGAAGCCCGAGATTGCCAAGGCGAACATCGCGGCCTTCCAGGCGGGCTGGAACTACGGCGAGACGACCGAGTCGTTCTCGGTCTCCTACGAGATCAAGCCGGCCACCCTCACACCGGGTGTCTACCGGAACATCTCCGGCAACCAGGCCCTGTCGTACGGGCTGATCGCGGGGGCGGTGCAGGCGAAGCTGCCGCTGTTCCTGGGCTCCTACCCGATCACTCCGGCCTCCGACATCCTGCACGAGCTGTCCAAGCACAAGCGGTTCGGCATCCGCACCTTCCAGGCCGAGGACGAGATCGCCGGGGTGGCCGCCGCGCTGGGCGCCTCCTTCGGCGGGTCACTCGGCGTGACCACGACCTCGGGCCCCGGCGTCGCGCTGAAGGCCGAGACCGTGGGCCTCGCGGTGACCACCGAGCTGCCGCTGATCGTCGTGGACGTGCAGCGGGCCGGTCCCTCGACCGGCATGCCGACCAAGACCGAGCAGACCGACCTGCTCATGGCCATGTACGGCCGCAACGGTGAGTCTCCGGTGCCGGTCCTGGCCCCGGCGACGCCGTCGGACTGCTTCGCGATGGCGGTGGAGGCGGCGCGCATCGCGGTGAAGTACCGCACGCCCGTGATGCTGCTGTCGGACGGCTATCTGGCCAACGGCTCGGAGCCGTGGCGCATCCCGGAGGTGTCGGAGCTGCCCGACATCACCGCGCCTTTCACCACCGAGCCCAACGGCGAGGACGGCACCTACCTTCCGTTCAAGCGTGACCCGGAGACGCTGGCCCGCCCCTGGGCGGTGCCCGGCACGCCCGGTCTGGAGCACCGGATCGGCGGCATCGAGAAGGCCGAGGGCACCGGGAACATCTCCTACGACCCCGACAACCACGACCGGATGGTGCGGCTGCGCCAGGCCAAGATCGACGGCATCGACGTGCCCGACCTGACGGTCGACGATCCCGGCGGCGACGCCCGCGTGCTGGTGCTGGGCTGGGGCTCGACGTACGGGCCGATCGCGGCGGCGGCCCGGCGGGTGCGCGCGGCCGGGCACAAGGTGGCCCAGGCGCACCTGCGTCACCTGAACCCGCTGCCCGCCAACACCGGCGAGGTGCTGCGCTCCTACGACAAGGTGCTGCTGCCGGAGATCAATCTCGGGCAGCTCGCCATGCTGCTGCGGGCGCGCTTCCTGGTCGACGTGATCAGCTACAACCGCGTGCGGGGGCTCCCCTTCAAGGCCGAGGAGCTCGCCGCCGTCATCGGGGAAGTGATCGAGAGTGTCTGA